Proteins co-encoded in one Cyprinus carpio isolate SPL01 chromosome B5, ASM1834038v1, whole genome shotgun sequence genomic window:
- the uap1l1 gene encoding UDP-N-acetylhexosamine pyrophosphorylase-like protein 1, whose amino-acid sequence MLSLEEAKARLETAGQSHVLQFWAELSAEESNALLEEISKLQPEELLEHCRAAAEAASRHSSADGRLDARMKPVPPEFIGSVRKSEKEKLQIWGDEGFLQISQDKVAVLLLAGGQGTRLGVPYPKGMYSVGLPSGKTLYQIQAERIQKVQELANVKHGTRCTIPWYIMTSEFTLEPTEKFFKDNEYFGLCPSNVVMFEQRMIPAVGFDGKIILEKKNKIAMAPDGNGGLYRALVDNKILEDMERRGVEYLHVYCVDNILVKMADPVFIGFCVNKGADCGAKVVDKAYPAEPVGVVCSVDGLYQVIEYSEIRPETAELRGPGGELLFRAGNICNHFFTRDFLKDVAEKFESQLKQHVAIKKVPFVDGEGNLVKPTKPNGIKMEKFVFDVFQFSKKFVAFEVLREEEFSPLKNADGAPLDTPTTARRSLLAQHYRWALAAGGNFLDEQDKPIPPKHSMSQNEDPPAICEISPLVSYFGEGLEKLLKQKNLKSPFLLDENEAENLVKTT is encoded by the exons ATGTTATCACTCGAGGAAGCTAAAGCGAGGTTAGAAACTGCAGGACAGAGCCATGTTTTACAATTTTGGGCTGAACTTTCCGCGGAAGAAAGCAATGCGCTTCTGGAGGAGATATCTAAGCTCCAGCCCGAGGAGTTACTTGAGCACTGCCGAGCAGCTGCAGAGGCTGCAAGCCGACACTCGAGTGCTGATGGTCGGCTAGACGCGCGGATGAAGCCCGTTCCTCCAGAGTTCATCGGAAGTGTGCGTAAAAGTGAGAAAGAAAAGCTTCAGATATGGGGTGATGAAG GGTTCCTGCAGATTTCACAGGACAAAGTGGCTGTTTTACTGTTAGCCGGTGGACAGGGTACTCGGCTTGGAGTGCCATATCCCAAGGGCATGTATAGTGTTGGGCTTCCAAGTGGGAAAACCCTGTACCAGATCCAGGCTGAGCGTATCCAGAAGGTGCAAGAGCTGGCCAATGTGAAGCATGGTACTAGGTGCACAATACCATG GTACATAATGACTAGTGAGTTCACTCTGGAGCCCACAGAGAAGTTCTTCAAAGACAATGAATATTTTGGTCTTTGTCCATCCAACGTAGTCATGTTTGAGCAGAGAATGATACCAGCTGTAGGCTTTGATGGAAAGATCATCCTGGAGAAGAAGAACAAAATAGCCATGGCACCAG ATGGAAATGGTGGCCTCTATCGTGCTTTAGTGGACAACAAGATTTTAGAGGACATGGAGAGAAGGGGTGTGGAGTATCTTCACGTGTACTGTGTCGACAACATCTTGGTGAAGATGGCAGACCCAGTCTTTATTGGCTTTTGTGTAAACAAAGGAGCAGACTGTGGTGCCAAG GTGGTGGATAAGGCTTATCCTGCAGAGCCTGTTGGAGTGGTGTGTAGTGTGGACGGTCTGTATCAGGTGATTGAGTACAGTGAGATCCGACCAGAGACCGCAGAGCTGCGAGGCCCAGGAGGAGAGCTCCTGTTCAGAGCTGGGAACATCTGCAACCACTTCTTTACCCGAGACTTCTTAAAGGACGTGGCTGA AAAGTTTGAGAGTCAGCTGAAGCAGCATGTGGCAATCAAGAAAGTGCCGTTTGTGGATGGAGAAGGGAACCTGGTGAAACCAACCAAGCCCAATGGCATCAAAATGGAGAAATTTGTCTTTGACGTCTTTCAGTTCTCAAA GAAATTTGTCGCCTTTGAGGTGTTGAGAGAGGAGGAATTCTCACCCCTAAAAAATGCTGATGGGGCGCCATTGGACACACCGACTACAGCACGCCGTTCCTTGTTAGCACAACATTACCGCTGGGCTCTGGCAGCTGGTGGAAACTTCCTGGATGAGCAGGATAAACCCATCCCCCCAAAACATAG TATGTCACAGAATGAAGACCCCCCAGCAATCTGTGAAATCTCTCCACTTGTGTCATACTTTGGCGAG GGTCTGGAAAAGCTGCTGAAACAGAAGAACTTGAAGTCCCCTTTTCTACTTGATGAGAATGAAGCAGAGAATCTTGTGAAAACTACATAG
- the zdhhc12b gene encoding palmitoyltransferase ZDHHC12-B, whose product MFKNVFGSGFLVRTAHVILTWVITLILFLHDTDLRKQEETGELTLPVLFVLLVLVSVLLYFAVSLMDPGFVLSDDCDLQFTLGIAEETQDMIPQTTKSIRLRRCGHCLVQQPMRSKHCQTCQHCVRRYDHHCPWIENCVGERNHRWFVLYLAVQLVVLLWGLYMAWSGFSHAPTWQLWLRTNGVLLGAAAVVAVLSLTVLLLLGSQLYLVSLNTTTWEFMSRHRISYLKHCGVDENPFDRGTLRNLWGFFCVWEPVVWEHVYFKQGNDPI is encoded by the exons atgttcaaaaatgtgttcGGATCGGGATTCCTGGTGAGGACCGCTCATGTCATCTTGACATGGGTTATAACGTTGATTCTCTTCCTCCACGACACCG ACCTCCGCAAACAGGAGGAGACGGGGGAGCTCACACTGCCAGTTCTCTTTGTGCTGCTGGTCCTGGTGTCTGTGTTGCTGTACTTTGCAGTTTCGCTCATGGATCCTGGTTTTGTCCTGTCTGATGACTGTGACTTGCAG TTCACACTTGGTATCGCAGAAGAAACACAGGATATGATTCCACAGACAACCAAGTCCATACGGCTCCGGCGCTGTGGACACTGTTTGGTACAG CAACCCATGAGATCCAAACACTGCCAGACGTGTCAGCATTGTGTGCGGCGCTATGATCACCACTGCCCCTGGATAGAGAACTGCGTCGGGGAGAGAAACCACCGCTGGTTTGTGCTTTATCTGGCTGTCCAGCTTGTTGTCTTACTGTGGGGACTGTACATGGCCTG GTCTGGCTTCAGTCACGCTCCCACCTGGCAGCTGTGGTTGAGGACCAACGGTGTGCTCCTGGGAGCAGCGGCGGTGGTGGCTGTCCTGTCCCTGACCGTGCTTCTCCTCTTGGGCTCTCAGCTGTACCTGGTGTCGCTGAATACCACCACATGGGAGTTCATGTCTCGACACAGAATCTCTTACCTCAAGCACTGCGGTGTGGACGAAAACCCCTTTGACCGCGGAACCCTGCGTAATCTCTGGGGCTTCTTTTGCGTTTGGGAACCAGTGGTTTGGGAGCACGTGTATTTCAAGCAAGGCAACGATCCTATTTAA